A stretch of the Ruficoccus amylovorans genome encodes the following:
- a CDS encoding IS3 family transposase, whose product MVSPGHKREAVREVAESGTCSLRAACRYLRLHWSSFCYRAKTATDKMVRLVRAIIAVSRTNPRYGYRRVRALLANEGWQVSRKLVQKVRRAEGLGVKPPRPRQRRQGKSTGKIPTAATHPRHVWSWDFVADRTDNGAPLRVLSLIDEFTRQCISLTVARGLKSADIVAALDKAIAKHGAPEHIRSDNGPEFIATATKDYLESKRIKTLYIEPGSPWQNPHVESFHNRLQDECLKQEWFLSLTEARVVIENWRRKYNSQHPHSRLGFISPDAFAKLWHQTKAVLGSVRPTGSLHQALPQTITQPT is encoded by the coding sequence ATGGTAAGCCCGGGGCACAAGCGCGAAGCGGTGCGCGAGGTGGCCGAGTCGGGAACGTGCTCGTTACGGGCCGCCTGTCGGTATCTTCGTCTGCACTGGTCGAGCTTCTGCTACCGGGCTAAAACCGCCACCGACAAGATGGTTCGCCTCGTGCGTGCGATCATCGCGGTGAGCCGGACCAACCCGCGCTACGGTTATCGTCGCGTACGAGCGCTGCTGGCCAACGAAGGCTGGCAGGTCAGCCGCAAGCTGGTACAAAAGGTACGCCGGGCTGAAGGGCTGGGCGTGAAGCCGCCGCGCCCCCGGCAACGGCGTCAGGGCAAGTCCACCGGCAAGATCCCGACCGCGGCGACGCATCCGCGGCACGTGTGGAGTTGGGACTTCGTGGCGGATCGCACCGACAATGGAGCGCCTCTGCGGGTGCTCAGTCTGATCGACGAGTTTACCCGCCAGTGCATCAGCCTGACGGTGGCTCGCGGGCTGAAGTCAGCCGACATCGTCGCGGCCTTGGACAAAGCCATCGCCAAGCACGGTGCTCCCGAGCACATCCGTTCCGACAACGGGCCGGAGTTTATCGCTACGGCGACCAAGGACTACCTGGAATCCAAACGCATCAAAACCCTCTACATCGAGCCGGGCTCGCCCTGGCAAAACCCTCACGTGGAGAGCTTCCACAACCGCCTGCAGGACGAGTGCCTCAAGCAGGAGTGGTTCCTCTCCCTGACCGAAGCGCGCGTCGTCATCGAAAACTGGCGACGCAAATACAACAGCCAGCATCCGCACAGCCGTTTGGGCTTTATATCCCCCGACGCCTTTGCCAAACTCTGGCATCAAACCAAGGCAGTGCTTGGCTCCGTTCGCCCTACGGGCTCACTGCACCAAGCACTCCCGCAAACCATAACCCAACCAACATAA